The Rhodospirillales bacterium genome includes a window with the following:
- a CDS encoding demethoxyubiquinone hydroxylase family protein gives MTKRRRTRRRQALRLPGDPTPEQRIARILRVDHAGEYGAKRIYEGQLAVLGDTSAGPVIREMAEGEERHLASFAEDLADREVRPTVLLPLWHVAGYALGAATALLGREGAMACTEAVEEVIDGHYARQERALGESEPELREKIREFRADELGHRDTARAEGAAAAPGYRVLRRSVRASTRLAIWLSERV, from the coding sequence GTGACCAAGCGGCGACGGACACGACGACGGCAGGCTCTGCGCCTCCCCGGCGATCCGACCCCCGAACAGCGGATCGCGCGCATCCTCCGCGTGGACCATGCGGGCGAGTACGGGGCGAAGCGCATCTATGAAGGTCAGCTCGCCGTGCTGGGCGACACGTCCGCCGGGCCCGTCATCCGGGAGATGGCCGAGGGCGAGGAGCGGCATCTCGCGTCGTTTGCGGAGGATCTCGCAGACCGCGAGGTCAGGCCGACGGTCCTTTTGCCGCTCTGGCACGTGGCGGGGTACGCGCTGGGTGCGGCGACCGCACTCCTGGGTCGGGAGGGGGCCATGGCCTGCACGGAGGCCGTCGAGGAGGTGATCGACGGGCACTACGCAAGGCAGGAGCGGGCGCTCGGCGAGTCGGAGCCGGAACTCAGGGAGAAGATCCGTGAATTCCGTGCGGACGAACTCGGGCACCGGGACACCGCCCGCGCGGAAGGGGCCGCGGCCGCCCCGGGATATCGGGTGCTCAGGCGATCGGTGCGGGCGTCGACCCGGCTCGCGATCTGGCTGTCCGAGCGGGTGTGA
- a CDS encoding DUF86 domain-containing protein, whose translation MWSAKRSKSEREREPREWRFYVDDMIGFCERVRDYTAGLDQAVFISSPMPYDATLRNLELIDDAAMRIPESVRDAHPEIPWQTIIGTRNRLSHEYLRIDNDVVWDIVCNDVPVLLPALRDLLKTTGRD comes from the coding sequence ATGTGGAGCGCGAAGCGCTCCAAGTCTGAGCGGGAACGGGAACCGAGGGAGTGGCGCTTCTACGTCGATGACATGATCGGCTTCTGCGAAAGGGTCCGGGACTATACGGCCGGGCTGGATCAAGCTGTGTTCATCTCCAGCCCCATGCCATACGACGCCACCCTGCGCAACCTCGAGCTCATCGATGATGCGGCAATGCGGATCCCAGAATCGGTCCGTGACGCCCATCCGGAGATCCCCTGGCAAACCATCATCGGGACACGCAACCGCCTCAGTCATGAATATCTCCGCATCGACAATGACGTCGTCTGGGACATCGTTTGCAACGACGTTCCCGTGCTGCTGCCGGCGTTGCGAGATTTATTGAAGACGACAGGCCGCGATTAG
- a CDS encoding nucleotidyl transferase AbiEii/AbiGii toxin family protein → MRQDFHYLVDTAMRDPDLDGLRPVVEKELLHHELLFMMERGGFLDELTFQGGTSLRLCHGAPRFSEDLDFSGGPDFEAERLAGLADALEKGLAERCGLDASVTLPKSARRRPLSESVSVASWRIAIPSPSGRSDLPMLRVKLDIDNAPSHTREVRRIARQYAVLPDLDMLIAVQSREEILANKLVAFPSSVATRDRPRYRDVWDMHWLHVQGTEIRADLLQAKMRDHRTPPSWLEIAANSVGDIVRFPAFGMEIRRFVSRDAARETLDSPRSMEFLAQEVERLMEAAVRSLEREP, encoded by the coding sequence ATGAGGCAGGATTTCCACTACCTGGTGGATACGGCCATGCGGGATCCCGATCTCGACGGACTGCGCCCGGTCGTCGAGAAGGAACTGTTGCATCACGAATTGCTGTTCATGATGGAACGCGGAGGGTTCCTCGACGAACTGACGTTCCAGGGCGGTACTTCCCTGCGACTCTGCCATGGCGCCCCGCGGTTTAGCGAGGACCTGGACTTCTCGGGCGGGCCGGATTTCGAGGCGGAGCGGTTGGCGGGTCTGGCCGACGCCCTGGAGAAGGGACTCGCGGAGCGCTGCGGCCTTGACGCATCCGTAACCCTCCCGAAGTCCGCGCGGCGGCGCCCGCTGTCGGAGAGCGTGTCGGTCGCCTCCTGGCGAATCGCCATCCCCTCTCCTTCCGGCCGCAGCGACCTTCCCATGCTGAGGGTCAAGCTCGACATCGACAACGCGCCGAGCCACACGCGGGAGGTGCGAAGGATCGCCCGACAATATGCCGTGCTGCCCGATCTGGACATGCTGATCGCCGTGCAGAGCCGAGAGGAGATCCTCGCTAACAAGCTCGTAGCCTTTCCCTCGTCCGTAGCAACACGGGACCGGCCGCGCTATCGCGACGTCTGGGACATGCACTGGCTGCACGTGCAAGGCACGGAGATCCGCGCGGACCTGTTGCAGGCGAAGATGCGGGACCACCGCACACCTCCATCCTGGCTGGAGATTGCCGCCAACAGCGTGGGGGACATCGTCCGATTCCCGGCGTTCGGCATGGAAATACGGCGCTTCGTGAGCCGGGACGCCGCCCGAGAAACACTCGATAGTCCGCGCTCCATGGAGTTCCTGGCGCAGGAAGTGGAACGTCTGATGGAAGCAGCAGTGCGAAGCCTGGAGCGGGAACCCTGA
- a CDS encoding nucleotidyltransferase family protein, which yields MTRDEVLALLRTHKKALAEQFNVTDLALFGSIARNRAAEDSDVDLLVRFAGRATSARNIGTQFYIEDLLGRSVDLVTDSALRRELRPYVEREALQV from the coding sequence GTGACCAGAGACGAAGTCCTCGCTCTACTGCGGACACATAAGAAGGCCCTTGCGGAGCAGTTCAACGTCACCGATCTCGCCCTGTTCGGTTCCATCGCCCGCAACCGAGCGGCTGAAGACAGCGATGTCGATCTCCTTGTTCGTTTCGCCGGGCGTGCAACCTCCGCGCGTAACATTGGCACGCAGTTCTATATCGAAGACCTGCTGGGCCGGTCCGTCGATCTGGTGACCGACAGCGCATTGCGCCGGGAATTGCGTCCCTATGTGGAGCGCGAAGCGCTCCAAGTCTGA
- a CDS encoding ParA family protein, which translates to MNRSALVGIAEIAELFGVSRQAASNWRERHADFPPPTASLKSGPVWELPDILAWGDERKMKVKVAKADALKSGADTEAKCVVVAMVNMKGGVGKSTLTANIGWYCAYYRNLRVLMVDLDPQFNLSQYVLGNDRYEEHLKASKPTIVDILEQHTPGNGAKGGIGREAITVARKWDDGSLIHVIPSKLELAWTLKNPHQKEHLVRDYLQDIRDGYDLILIDCPPTESMLTAAAYMSSDFLVVPVRPEYLSTIGLPLLVRSLADYKKAYKNEPHPKLAGIVFNDSDDSKPEHRRSRETVGKVATEQGWDIFDGQLTHSDSYPAGARTGKPIFLTDYARHWKKEELYVVAQEFMERVGLKGSS; encoded by the coding sequence ATGAATCGATCAGCGCTGGTAGGCATCGCCGAGATAGCGGAACTGTTCGGCGTGTCTCGACAGGCCGCCTCTAACTGGCGTGAGCGACATGCCGACTTTCCACCGCCTACTGCGTCCCTGAAGAGCGGCCCGGTATGGGAGTTGCCGGACATACTTGCTTGGGGAGACGAACGTAAGATGAAGGTTAAGGTCGCGAAGGCGGATGCGTTAAAGTCTGGTGCTGATACCGAAGCTAAGTGTGTAGTTGTTGCGATGGTGAATATGAAAGGCGGGGTTGGCAAGTCAACTCTAACAGCGAACATCGGCTGGTACTGTGCGTACTATAGAAACTTGCGCGTCTTGATGGTCGATCTCGATCCTCAGTTCAACCTGAGCCAATATGTACTCGGAAATGACCGTTATGAGGAACATCTGAAGGCAAGCAAGCCGACAATTGTGGACATTCTCGAACAACACACACCTGGAAATGGAGCTAAAGGGGGCATTGGCAGGGAGGCGATCACCGTCGCCCGAAAATGGGACGATGGCAGCTTGATACATGTGATTCCATCGAAACTAGAGCTGGCTTGGACGTTGAAGAACCCTCATCAAAAGGAGCATCTAGTCAGGGACTATCTCCAGGACATCAGGGACGGTTACGATCTAATCCTCATCGATTGTCCGCCAACTGAGTCGATGCTGACGGCGGCTGCCTACATGAGTAGCGATTTTTTGGTTGTGCCGGTACGGCCTGAGTATCTCTCCACCATCGGTCTACCGCTGCTCGTACGTTCACTTGCTGATTACAAGAAAGCATACAAGAACGAGCCACATCCGAAACTAGCAGGCATCGTCTTCAATGATTCGGACGATTCAAAACCAGAACACCGCCGGTCGCGAGAAACCGTGGGAAAGGTTGCCACGGAACAGGGATGGGACATCTTCGACGGGCAGCTAACACACTCTGACTCGTACCCGGCCGGCGCTCGCACCGGTAAACCTATTTTCCTGACAGATTACGCCCGACACTGGAAGAAAGAGGAGCTGTATGTCGTTGCCCAGGAATTCATGGAGCGGGTCGGCCTCAAGGGGAGCAGCTAA
- a CDS encoding methyltransferase domain-containing protein: MSSMGMADPVAWYDANAETVIQQYEGLVSDTVHGWLRDLLPKGSATVLDIGAGTGRDAAWLSAKGYDVVAVEPSASMRTTGTAIHALAHIRWIDDRLPALATVSKSGLSFDLILLSAVWMHLPPGDRPRAFRKIINLLKPGGLLAIVLRDGPTDQTRSIHPISLEEVDGLARDHGAFVERHTEAEDHLGRPGIRWIQVAVRLPDDGTGALPLLRHVILNDDKSSTYKLALLRTLCRLADGAAGCTRDHDDEFVAVPLGLVALTWIRLFKPLLSANLPQNPSNVGLRRLGFVRDAFRRLADVSHLDLRVGVRFSGEPGTALHQALKDAANTIAQMPATYITYPNGGPVFPVRKSGTAPLSSSITLDQAYLFRFGEMLVPRHLWWALRRFGAWVEPSLVSEWSRLIKSYASRQGVNVDDATIAASMTWDEPTRDVGLARERALNMLADGDLRCIWSGQNLNRRSLDIDHCFPWTAWSCGDLWNLMPAHRTVNQREKRARLPTDRLLQSARDRVLNWWESAYVKDLPLVSERFWLEATSSLPTVDADKKRLDDVFDAMCFQRIRLKDDQQVPEWIGERHIQVG; this comes from the coding sequence ATGAGTTCAATGGGAATGGCGGATCCGGTTGCTTGGTACGATGCGAATGCTGAGACAGTCATCCAACAGTATGAGGGACTGGTTTCCGATACGGTTCACGGCTGGCTTCGTGACTTGCTGCCCAAGGGATCGGCCACGGTCTTGGACATCGGCGCAGGCACTGGCCGTGATGCTGCCTGGTTGTCGGCCAAGGGCTACGACGTTGTGGCTGTTGAGCCTTCCGCATCCATGCGGACAACCGGCACCGCCATACATGCGCTGGCACACATCCGATGGATCGACGACCGTCTGCCGGCACTCGCCACCGTATCCAAGTCCGGCCTGTCGTTTGATCTGATCCTTCTGAGCGCTGTCTGGATGCATCTGCCTCCGGGTGACCGGCCGCGCGCATTTCGCAAGATCATCAACCTGCTCAAGCCGGGCGGCCTGCTGGCGATCGTTCTGCGCGATGGACCGACGGACCAGACAAGGAGCATCCACCCCATCTCGCTGGAAGAAGTTGACGGACTGGCTCGCGATCACGGTGCTTTTGTCGAAAGGCATACAGAGGCGGAGGATCACCTCGGCCGCCCTGGCATTCGCTGGATCCAAGTCGCTGTCCGATTGCCCGACGACGGAACCGGAGCACTTCCGCTGCTGCGGCATGTCATCCTGAATGATGACAAGAGTTCAACCTACAAGTTGGCGCTTCTTCGTACGCTCTGTCGGCTGGCAGACGGTGCAGCAGGATGTACCCGTGATCACGACGACGAATTCGTCGCCGTGCCACTTGGGCTTGTCGCACTGACGTGGATTCGGCTGTTCAAACCCCTGTTATCCGCAAATCTTCCCCAAAACCCTTCCAACGTCGGCCTGCGACGTCTCGGGTTCGTCAGGGACGCTTTTCGACGGCTTGCCGACGTCTCCCATCTCGACCTCCGCGTTGGGGTCAGGTTCTCAGGCGAACCCGGCACGGCCCTTCACCAAGCGCTGAAGGACGCCGCAAACACCATTGCGCAGATGCCCGCGACCTACATCACCTATCCGAATGGAGGGCCGGTATTTCCTGTCCGGAAATCCGGTACGGCGCCTCTCTCTTCATCGATCACATTGGATCAGGCGTACCTGTTTCGCTTCGGCGAAATGCTGGTCCCGAGGCATCTTTGGTGGGCTTTGCGGCGCTTCGGCGCATGGGTTGAGCCGTCCCTTGTCTCCGAGTGGAGCCGTCTCATCAAGTCCTACGCTTCACGCCAAGGTGTCAATGTGGACGATGCAACCATTGCAGCGTCGATGACGTGGGACGAGCCCACGCGGGATGTGGGCTTGGCAAGAGAGCGGGCACTCAACATGTTGGCCGACGGTGATTTGCGTTGCATCTGGAGCGGCCAAAATCTGAATCGACGATCTCTGGATATTGACCATTGCTTCCCTTGGACGGCCTGGAGCTGTGGCGACCTCTGGAATTTGATGCCGGCACATCGGACGGTAAACCAGCGCGAGAAAAGAGCACGTCTCCCGACGGACCGACTTCTTCAATCCGCTCGGGACAGGGTTCTCAACTGGTGGGAATCAGCGTATGTCAAGGACCTGCCATTGGTGTCGGAACGATTCTGGCTCGAGGCGACGTCGAGTCTTCCGACTGTGGATGCCGATAAGAAGCGGCTGGACGACGTCTTCGATGCCATGTGTTTTCAGCGAATTCGCTTGAAGGATGACCAACAAGTTCCGGAATGGATCGGCGAGCGGCACATTCAGGTCGGCTGA
- a CDS encoding glutathione S-transferase family protein, whose product MTTEIVFYTNPRSRGRIVRWMLEELAVPYRTEILEYGPPMKSAEYLAVNPMGKVPAIRHGPTVVTEAPAICAYLADAFPEAGLAPPAAWRGAYYRWLFFAAGPLEAAVTNRNFGLAPPEDKEAMVGYGNFGLTMDTLEKALGGGGYVASETFTAADVYVGSHIQWGLHFDLIEKRPAFEAYWSRLEGREAYRRATALDHAAVGGGED is encoded by the coding sequence ATGACAACCGAGATCGTCTTTTACACCAACCCGAGGTCGCGCGGGCGCATCGTCCGCTGGATGCTGGAGGAGCTGGCGGTTCCGTACCGCACCGAGATCCTGGAATACGGGCCGCCGATGAAGTCGGCGGAGTACCTCGCGGTCAACCCGATGGGGAAAGTACCGGCGATCCGCCACGGCCCGACTGTGGTCACCGAGGCGCCAGCCATCTGCGCCTATCTCGCCGATGCCTTCCCGGAGGCCGGGCTGGCCCCGCCCGCCGCGTGGCGCGGCGCCTATTACCGCTGGTTGTTCTTCGCCGCCGGGCCGCTCGAAGCCGCGGTCACCAACCGCAATTTTGGCCTCGCCCCGCCGGAGGATAAGGAAGCGATGGTGGGCTACGGCAATTTCGGCCTGACGATGGATACCCTGGAGAAAGCCCTCGGCGGCGGCGGTTATGTCGCGAGCGAGACGTTCACGGCCGCCGATGTCTACGTGGGCTCGCACATCCAGTGGGGACTCCATTTTGACCTGATCGAGAAGCGGCCGGCCTTCGAGGCGTACTGGTCCCGGCTCGAAGGGCGAGAGGCGTATCGCAGGGCGACGGCCCTCGACCATGCGGCGGTCGGCGGCGGCGAAGACTGA
- a CDS encoding abortive infection family protein, protein MSEHTISALGAIITGDGGMTPYRSGPELVKFFNRFERADEYSGGFPSRWYYAEECIRELNASGLGSDVVVATLDRRHFLGGKHDPDAVAEHLNQFLEFDGYEIQAYGKKWRVVPLAEEVDVPTILIPTGSVTHDFLAEQVRKCTEKLQAEDYDGAITNARSMLEATLVSLERQLVDDPPDYDGNLPKLYRRVQKELNLTPGQQGLADSLRQILSGLTSVTNGLAALRNTMSDSHVVTYRPARRHAQLAVNASRTLARFLFETHEYQLSRRKETERAEQTH, encoded by the coding sequence TTGTCCGAACACACGATTTCCGCCCTCGGTGCCATCATCACTGGTGATGGCGGAATGACCCCGTACCGTTCTGGACCTGAACTCGTGAAATTCTTCAACCGGTTCGAACGAGCAGACGAATACAGCGGAGGATTCCCGTCTCGTTGGTACTACGCGGAGGAGTGCATTCGTGAGCTGAACGCAAGCGGTCTAGGTTCCGATGTCGTTGTTGCGACGCTAGATCGTCGACACTTTCTCGGGGGAAAGCACGACCCAGATGCAGTTGCCGAGCACTTGAATCAGTTCCTTGAGTTCGACGGCTACGAGATTCAGGCGTACGGAAAGAAGTGGCGAGTTGTTCCTCTCGCGGAGGAAGTTGACGTACCGACTATTTTGATCCCGACCGGAAGCGTGACGCACGATTTCTTGGCCGAACAAGTTCGGAAGTGTACTGAGAAGCTCCAAGCCGAAGACTATGACGGTGCAATCACGAATGCGCGGTCGATGCTCGAGGCTACGTTAGTATCGCTTGAACGGCAACTTGTCGACGACCCTCCTGACTACGACGGAAACCTTCCAAAGCTGTACCGCCGGGTACAAAAGGAACTCAACCTGACTCCCGGCCAACAGGGTCTAGCCGACAGCCTGCGCCAGATCCTATCCGGGCTCACTAGCGTAACGAACGGCTTGGCTGCCTTACGAAACACAATGAGTGATTCTCATGTCGTCACATATAGGCCGGCGCGGCGCCATGCCCAGCTCGCAGTCAATGCTTCGCGTACCTTGGCCCGGTTTCTTTTCGAAACGCACGAGTATCAGCTCTCAAGGCGGAAAGAGACAGAGCGTGCAGAACAAACGCATTGA
- a CDS encoding DedA family protein, giving the protein MVDALTAGLGRLYAWVLRLAGHRHAEPALAAVAFTESSFFPVPPDAMIVPMVLARRERWIRTALIALVGSVAGGFLGYAIGYLLWDVIGAAILAFYGMGDAFVKFQAWYADGGALIVFLAAFTPLPYKAVTIASGVVGMDLVAFGLASAAGRGLRFFVVAALPAFLGERAEALIRRHARVATWAGLVLAAAVVAVAALA; this is encoded by the coding sequence ATGGTGGACGCCCTCACCGCTGGCTTGGGGCGTCTCTACGCGTGGGTGCTGAGGCTCGCGGGGCACCGCCACGCGGAGCCGGCGCTCGCCGCGGTGGCGTTCACGGAGAGCTCCTTCTTCCCCGTGCCGCCCGACGCCATGATCGTCCCCATGGTGCTCGCCCGCCGCGAGCGCTGGATCCGGACGGCGCTGATCGCACTGGTGGGATCGGTGGCCGGCGGCTTTCTCGGCTACGCAATCGGGTACCTGCTCTGGGATGTGATTGGCGCGGCGATCCTCGCGTTCTATGGGATGGGTGATGCGTTCGTGAAGTTCCAGGCCTGGTACGCCGACGGGGGCGCGCTGATCGTGTTCCTCGCCGCGTTCACGCCGCTCCCCTACAAGGCTGTGACGATCGCGAGCGGCGTCGTGGGCATGGATCTCGTGGCGTTCGGGCTGGCGTCGGCGGCGGGGCGCGGATTGCGGTTCTTCGTCGTGGCGGCGCTGCCCGCCTTCCTCGGGGAGCGGGCCGAGGCCCTGATCCGCCGGCATGCGCGTGTGGCGACCTGGGCAGGCCTGGTGCTTGCGGCTGCCGTCGTCGCCGTAGCAGCGCTGGCCTAG
- a CDS encoding helix-turn-helix domain-containing protein has protein sequence MQIRTPLELGLTIRDRRRKLGLTQAELASKIGAGRQWLVAFERGKSRAEVGLVLRALAALDLSLTIHPDDLPREPGNGPIPVDINAVVDAAKKARE, from the coding sequence ATGCAAATCCGAACCCCCTTGGAACTCGGCCTGACCATCCGGGACAGACGCCGAAAACTCGGGCTGACCCAAGCCGAACTCGCCAGCAAGATCGGGGCAGGACGGCAGTGGCTCGTGGCCTTCGAACGCGGTAAATCGCGTGCCGAAGTCGGTTTGGTCCTCCGCGCTCTAGCAGCGCTGGATCTCTCGTTGACGATCCATCCGGACGATCTCCCGCGGGAACCAGGCAACGGCCCGATCCCCGTCGACATCAACGCCGTCGTCGACGCTGCCAAGAAAGCTCGGGAATGA
- a CDS encoding nucleotidyltransferase domain-containing protein, translated as MALKFFWTQQGQPTTRDKFLALLRTHKTTPFGVNDLTQFGSFARDQLGEDSDLDILFHFDRRATSKHYFGT; from the coding sequence GTGGCGCTTAAGTTCTTCTGGACACAGCAGGGGCAGCCAACGACCAGAGACAAATTCCTTGCACTGCTGAGGACGCACAAGACGACTCCCTTCGGCGTCAACGATCTCACCCAGTTCGGTTCCTTCGCCCGCGATCAGTTAGGTGAAGACAGTGATCTCGATATCCTCTTTCATTTCGACCGTCGCGCGACCTCCAAACACTACTTCGGCACGTAG
- a CDS encoding ABC transporter ATP-binding protein has protein sequence MTETANRTVLSIRDLTVELPVDAERAHAVEDVSFDVQAGEIVCLVGESGSGKSVTAQAVLGLLPPGQLRVTGGAIELEGEDLRTAPPARLRSLRGRAMAMIFQEPMTALNPVLTVGEQVREVFETHGVLNPSERRERVIELFRSVQLPDPERLVHTYPHQLSGGQRQRVMIAMAFALEPALLVADEPTTALDVTTQARILEIMRTIQRARGSAVLFITHDFGVVADIADRVVVMRTGRVVEQGPRDQILRSPSHPYTCMLLEAVPGLEPEARDGKADSAALEVRNLSKTFAGGGWFQRGRTVEAVRDVSLVVRKGETLAVVGESGSGKSTLARCTVRLTRASSGEVLLAGEDIAQLEPRALRPFRRRIQMVFQDPFRSLNPRRNVAAALIEGPVNYGVSREEALERAKRLLGLVGLGDDALGRYPHQFSGGQRQRICIARALALEPDVLIADEPVSALDVSVQAQVLDLLADVRERFQLAMLFITHDLRVAAQVADRVAVMSKGEIVETGPVSDVFGNPRHPYSRALLAAAPGRGRL, from the coding sequence GTGACGGAGACCGCGAACCGCACGGTCCTCTCGATCCGCGACCTCACCGTGGAGCTCCCGGTGGACGCGGAGCGTGCCCACGCGGTCGAGGACGTGTCGTTCGACGTGCAGGCCGGCGAGATCGTGTGCCTCGTGGGCGAATCGGGGTCGGGGAAGTCGGTGACCGCGCAGGCGGTGCTGGGTCTCCTGCCGCCGGGCCAGCTCCGGGTCACGGGCGGCGCGATTGAGCTCGAGGGCGAGGACCTGCGGACGGCGCCGCCGGCGCGGCTCCGCTCGCTCCGCGGGCGCGCCATGGCGATGATCTTCCAGGAGCCAATGACCGCGCTCAATCCCGTCCTCACGGTGGGCGAGCAGGTCCGCGAGGTGTTCGAGACGCATGGCGTCCTGAACCCATCCGAGCGGCGCGAGCGGGTGATCGAGCTGTTCCGCTCGGTTCAGCTCCCGGATCCGGAGCGTCTCGTGCACACGTACCCGCACCAGCTCTCGGGCGGCCAGCGCCAGCGCGTGATGATCGCGATGGCGTTCGCGTTGGAGCCCGCGCTCCTGGTCGCGGACGAGCCCACGACCGCGCTCGACGTGACGACGCAGGCGCGGATCCTCGAAATCATGCGGACCATCCAGCGGGCGCGCGGCAGCGCCGTGCTGTTCATCACGCACGACTTCGGGGTGGTGGCCGACATCGCCGACCGGGTCGTCGTCATGCGGACGGGGCGCGTGGTGGAGCAGGGGCCCCGTGACCAGATCCTGCGGTCGCCGTCGCACCCGTACACGTGCATGCTGCTGGAAGCGGTGCCGGGCCTCGAACCGGAGGCGCGGGACGGCAAGGCCGACAGCGCCGCGCTCGAGGTGCGGAACTTGTCCAAGACGTTCGCCGGGGGCGGCTGGTTCCAGCGCGGCCGGACGGTGGAGGCGGTGCGCGACGTCTCGCTCGTGGTGCGGAAAGGCGAGACGCTGGCGGTCGTGGGCGAGTCGGGCTCGGGCAAGTCGACGCTTGCCCGCTGCACGGTGCGCCTCACGCGGGCGAGCAGCGGGGAGGTGCTGCTGGCCGGCGAGGACATCGCGCAGCTTGAGCCCCGGGCGCTCCGGCCGTTCCGCCGGCGCATCCAGATGGTCTTCCAGGATCCGTTCCGCTCGCTCAATCCGCGGCGAAACGTGGCGGCGGCGCTGATCGAGGGCCCAGTCAACTACGGGGTGTCGAGGGAGGAGGCGCTGGAGCGCGCGAAGCGGCTGCTGGGCCTCGTGGGGCTCGGGGACGATGCGCTCGGGCGTTACCCGCACCAGTTCTCGGGCGGCCAGCGCCAGCGGATCTGCATTGCCCGCGCGCTCGCCCTGGAGCCCGACGTCCTGATCGCGGATGAGCCGGTGTCAGCGCTCGATGTCTCGGTGCAGGCGCAGGTGCTCGACTTGCTGGCGGACGTGCGCGAGCGCTTCCAGCTCGCGATGCTCTTCATCACGCACGATCTCCGGGTGGCGGCGCAGGTGGCCGACCGAGTGGCGGTGATGTCGAAGGGGGAGATCGTGGAGACCGGGCCCGTCAGTGACGTGTTCGGAAACCCCCGGCACCCGTATTCCAGGGCGCTCTTGGCCGCGGCGCCGGGGCGCGGGCGGCTCTGA
- a CDS encoding disulfide bond formation protein B, whose product MRADAVVAVVRWVTGTPPGYLALAVVASIVALASALVMQYGFGLPPCDLCIEQRWGFAGAGALAAVGLLAHRAGIARRAMVAAVGAAFLVTAGLGFRHVGVEQQWWPGPDTCTATGADAQTTDELLDAIMNAPLVRCDEIPASLLGLSIAGWVVVSALAMAGLAAVALARSRGVAQ is encoded by the coding sequence GTGCGGGCGGATGCCGTGGTGGCGGTCGTGCGATGGGTGACAGGCACGCCGCCCGGGTATCTCGCGCTGGCGGTGGTTGCCTCGATCGTGGCATTGGCGTCGGCGCTGGTGATGCAGTACGGCTTCGGATTGCCGCCGTGCGATCTCTGCATCGAGCAGCGCTGGGGATTCGCCGGCGCCGGCGCCCTCGCGGCGGTGGGCCTCCTCGCGCACCGGGCGGGGATCGCACGACGGGCGATGGTGGCCGCGGTCGGCGCGGCGTTCCTGGTGACCGCGGGACTGGGTTTCCGGCATGTCGGCGTGGAGCAACAATGGTGGCCGGGGCCCGATACCTGCACGGCGACCGGTGCGGACGCCCAGACGACGGATGAACTCCTCGACGCCATCATGAACGCCCCCTTGGTCCGCTGCGACGAGATCCCGGCGAGCCTGCTCGGCCTGTCGATCGCGGGCTGGGTGGTGGTGAGCGCGCTGGCGATGGCAGGGCTCGCGGCCGTGGCGCTTGCCCGGAGCCGGGGGGTTGCTCAGTGA